TTCCAGCGCCCGGGCAATGTAGATTGAGCTTTCCAGTTCGTGCAGATAGTCGTGGGTATGAACCAGCAGGAGTTCTTCACGGCTGACTTCTCGATCAACCGAATGGGTAATGCCTTCAAGTTGATTCCCAAAAATGGATTTGAGTTCGTCCCAGACCCGTCCGTATTTGCACGAATCAAACGGGTGCAGCTTTTCCATCCCAAACAGGCGGATGTCATAGTGCTCGGAAAAGACCAGCCGTGGTTTCAAGGTAGTCATTTTGTTCAAGGCCGATTGCAATAGACAGATTTTTCGCCGGCGGCGGCGATTCGAACAGTCTCACCTGGGAGTTTGGCTTTGAGGGCGTCAAATGTAGCATCATGCGTGAAAAGAAACACGCGTTTTTCACTCTGCCAGAGCGTCACAAAATCAGGCGTCTCCAGGAAAACTTTGGGGGCATCAGGATAGTGGGAGCCAAACTCCAGCCCGGTCATGCGTCCATTGAGCAAGAGCACCTTTTCCGGCAGGTAAAAGCCGATGCTGGAGCCGCCCTGGTATTCACCGTTGATGACCACGACATCGCCCGGTTTCATCCGCTGCTTGATCGCCAGGGCCAGTTGTTTGGATGACAAATAGGGGTCGAAAAAGCCCAGCGCCGAATGGGCAAAATACAAAAACACCGCCACGGTTACCGCAGTAGCCACTGTTGCCCCAAGGTGTTTGCGCAGTAAGCGCAGGCCAAACGCCAGTGAAAACCCAATCCCCAGCGTCAGTGCGGCTCCGAGGGCTGGATTCCGAAGTACGGCAAAGGCTTCGACGGTCAAATCCGACATATGCCCCAGTGCCAACCGGTAATTTTCAGGGTTGCTCGTCAGCACTTTGGAAATATCACTGGCTGCTGGAACACCCCACGACAACCAGAGAAAATAGCCAAGCACGCTGGCAATCACGACACCGAGCAGGGCCAGAAACGTCTGTCCGCCGAGCACCCACTTGCTGTGCTCATATTCGCCTTTGGCCAGTCCCGCGCCGGCCAGCAAGGCCAGCGCCGGAAAACATGGAAACGTGTAGTACTCTTGGCGAGTGGAAAACGAGAAAAAGCCAACCACCACCAGAAACCAGATCCAGGCAAAGAGACGCAATTGTTCGCTCCGACGGGTTGAAAAGACCATCTCCGGCAGGTTGCGGGCCGCGAGCGGCAAAAAGACGCTAAACGGAAAGATCCAGACCAGATGCAGCGCCCAAAAGGAAAACAACGGCACGGTGTCATAATCCACCGGGTAGCGTTTTCCCAAATACCGCAAAAAGTGTTCGTTGACGAAATAAAACCAGAAAAAACCGTGGCCGTTTGGGCCGCCTTCATTGGCCAGGCCCGCCAGAATATGCCAGGGTGATGCCAGCAGCAAAAACAGGAGAATTCCGGTCACTGGACGCATGGACCAGATGCGGGTAATGCCACCCGTCACCAGCACAAACAACGCCAGTGCCCCACAGGGAAAGACAATCCCGATCAGCCCTTTGGTCATCACGGCAGCGGCCATTCCGGCATAAAACACGTAATACCACGGCGAATCAACTTCTTCAAAATAGGCCCGTAAAAAGGCATAAAACGAGACCGTAATCCAGAAGCTTAAAATGACCTCCGGAATCATAATGCGGGTAAAGAGATAGACCCCAAGCCCGACGCAGACGGCCAATCCAGAATAGAATCCGGCGCGAACACCGCCCATCCACTGGCCAAACAGATACACCGCCAACACCAACGCCAGGGTGCCGAGCGCCAGCGGGAAGCGCGTCCCAAACTCAGTAAATCCAAAGACTTTGTATGAAGCCGCCACCATCCAGTACATCAATGGCGCTTTTTCAAGATAGCGGATGCCGTTGATATGGAGTGTGGTCCAGTCGTGGCGCTCGACAATTTCACGGGCAGCCTGGGCGTGAGCGGCATCGGCATCATCTTGCAGGGCCGGTGCCCAGGCGCTGCCGACATAAATCACCAGCGTCAACACCACCAGCGCAATGATGGCGTGAAACTGGTAGCGGCGTTCGTCATTTCGGTCGAGCAGGTCATCAGAATCAATTGCAGAATATCGGTTTGACATGTTGGCGATGAATGAGGGGGAAACTGAGTGTTTTGCAGGTTCAGAAAGCTAAATTTCCAGTAGGCTTACACATTTTTGCAAAAAAAGGTAGTATCAGCCCGCGCTGTTCCCAAAGATTCTCACTCGACAACTGAATCAGGATTTGGAGGATTTCATGCTTCACAAGCGGCAGTCCGCACCTGCGAGCACCCCTGCCTGGGATCGCCTTCGCCTCATCACCCGCCTCATTGCAGTTTTCGTCTTGTTGATTGTATGCGGGACAGTTCTTTCAATGGTTGAAATTTCTCGGTTCCATCCCTCAACTGCCCGTGCCCACTCAGCCCTTCACAATCGGGGGCTTCAAGAAAAAGCGCCTCCGACTCAGGCCACGACACCAACCCCAGAGGAAAAAGTTACGGAAAAGCTGCGTGCCAGCCGTCACCTGTTGAAACTGGAAAATGGAAAACTGACCGGTCCCGGCGCTGACCTTTTGATTCGAGAAGGCCGTGAAGCACAGTTTGTTTTTCTTGGCGAGGAGCATTTCATTGCTGAAGTTCCACGGTTTGCCCAGGCACTCTGGTCAGAGTTAACACCCGCCGGGTTTGAACACCTGGTCATCGAGGTTGGTCCTTACACCACGCAAACCCTTGAAGCGATTGTGAAAAAACCGGACTATGCCGACCAGTTGAAAGCCATTGAAGCCAACTCCGGACTGACGATTCCGTTCTACACCTTGCGCGAGGAAGCCGAATTTGTGGCGTCGGTGGTTCAATCCTCAAAATCGAAACTCCCGGTGCTTTGGGGACTGGATCAGGAAAATGCCTTTGCCGTGCCGGACCTGCTCGAACGCGTTTCAGCGCTTGCCAAAAGCGAGCCGGCGAAACAGGTGACCAAACGAGTACTCACCGAAGCCCAAACGGCAAACACCAAAGCCATTGCCGGGCGAAATCCTGGATTGCTGGCCATGATGCAAATGAAGCCGGAAACCTTTGGTGAGTTGCGCACCGCGCTTGCTTCCAAATCAAATGCCCAGGCTTTGGCGATGGTCAACGCGATTGAGGAGTCCAAAGCGATCTATGACCTTTATTTCCAGGGCCAAGGATACGAATCCAATCTCCGGCGCGAACAATATCTCAAGCTCAATTTCATCCAGGCGTTTCGCGAAACCCAGCGTCAGACCGGTCGTTCGCCGAAAGCCATGCTCAAGTTTGGCTTCAACCACGCGTACCGGGGGCGCAACTATGTGGACGTGCATGGCATCGGGAA
This genomic window from Acidobacteriota bacterium contains:
- a CDS encoding histone deacetylase — translated: MTTLKPRLVFSEHYDIRLFGMEKLHPFDSCKYGRVWDELKSIFGNQLEGITHSVDREVSREELLLVHTHDYLHELESSIYIARALELPFVSAIPAMVLDSKILKSMRYAVRGTMLATQEAL
- a CDS encoding glycosyltransferase family 39 protein, translated to MSNRYSAIDSDDLLDRNDERRYQFHAIIALVVLTLVIYVGSAWAPALQDDADAAHAQAAREIVERHDWTTLHINGIRYLEKAPLMYWMVAASYKVFGFTEFGTRFPLALGTLALVLAVYLFGQWMGGVRAGFYSGLAVCVGLGVYLFTRIMIPEVILSFWITVSFYAFLRAYFEEVDSPWYYVFYAGMAAAVMTKGLIGIVFPCGALALFVLVTGGITRIWSMRPVTGILLFLLLASPWHILAGLANEGGPNGHGFFWFYFVNEHFLRYLGKRYPVDYDTVPLFSFWALHLVWIFPFSVFLPLAARNLPEMVFSTRRSEQLRLFAWIWFLVVVGFFSFSTRQEYYTFPCFPALALLAGAGLAKGEYEHSKWVLGGQTFLALLGVVIASVLGYFLWLSWGVPAASDISKVLTSNPENYRLALGHMSDLTVEAFAVLRNPALGAALTLGIGFSLAFGLRLLRKHLGATVATAVTVAVFLYFAHSALGFFDPYLSSKQLALAIKQRMKPGDVVVINGEYQGGSSIGFYLPEKVLLLNGRMTGLEFGSHYPDAPKVFLETPDFVTLWQSEKRVFLFTHDATFDALKAKLPGETVRIAAAGEKSVYCNRP